GCTGCGGTTGTGACCCCtgctggcctggcggcggcggcccttgcCCCGACGGCCGCTGGCCTGCCGCAtcatctggcggcggccacgaaggcggcggcggcggcacctgcggctccagctgctggtgtgggtgttgttgttgctgtcgGTGTGGGTGTTGCTGTTGGAATGAaggctggctgggctgctgctgctgcggctgctggtgctgctgtggctggaaCGGAGGCTGGCCGGGtgagtgctggtgctgcggctgctggtgctgcggctgctggtgctgctgccagtgcggcCCAGGCTGACCTACGCCCTGCTGCATGGGAGggccgccctgcacctccacaCTGCCCTGTGGCGGATACCCGTACggtggcccctgcccctgcccctgccccggcggcggcccctgccctgggggcggcccctgctgccacggctgctgctgctgctgctgcgactccCAGCCCTgtgggcccggcggcatctgcccacccacgccctggtaaggcggcggcgggccgccatagggccccggcggcggcccctgccctgggAGCCCGTGCCCCGgtggcccctgccccggcggcggctgaccgTACGGCATcggaccaccgccgccacctggaccaccagggccaccagggccgccagggccaccgtggccgccagggccgccgtaTTCGCCCTGCGGGTACCCGCGCTCTCCTGGCCCTAGCCCCTGGCCCGGCCCCAGCATGGGCGCACCGTAAGCCGTGAAgccgggctgtggctgctgctgctggtgtggcggcggtggcccgccgTAATACCCAtcctgcggcccgccgccgcctggaggcccgccgccgccaccggcgcctctGGGAGGTCCGCCACCGGTGTGCGAAGgaaagcccggcggcggctgccctgcgcctGGGTACTGTTGCTGATGCTGTTGCTGttcctggtggtggtgctggtggtgctgctggtggtggtgctggtgtggcgcTTCGGGCGGGCCTCCCCAGGGCCCACCGGGTGGGCCGGGtggttgttgctgctgctgctgctgcagttgcagtTGCGATTCCCGGTCCTGCTGTTGGCGGTCATCAAGCCCTCGCCTGGCCGCTCCAGCGctcccatccccgccgccgcccccgcccccgcccctgccgtctgcagccgctgcatctGGCCCTGCCGAGGCGGAGCCTGCtgtcccgctgccgcggccagcccctgcgccgccccgccccggcccggcgcctttcccgcgccccgctgcggcagcgcccttTCCGATAGTAAAGCTAATGCCCTCctgaccgccagcgccgccgccaccagcaccgccgccgccctgcttctgctgcgtcgacgccgcgccagcgcccgccttcCCACCAGTACCGCCCTCGCCTTCGCCTGCGGTCTTGGGCTCACTCCAGCGTGAGGCACGTGGGCGACCCCCGCGATCGGATCCAGAACCGGATGCAGGGCCGGGCCCAGATCCAGCGGGAGCTGTCCCAGGACCGGCGCCAGGTGTGCCGTTGGCTGGGGGGCCCCTGGTTGCGGATGGGGGTCCGGCACCCgggccagccagcggcgcggcggcgccgtacgctggcggcgacggagcgTTGGGGCCTGCCCACGGTCCCTGCTGCGGGTACGGGTgattgggctgctgctgctgctggggcggttgctgctgcgggtgagggtatggcatgtgctgctgaggcggcgcgtcggcgccgccgtagggtcccggcggcggcatgccgtactgctgctgtggcggcggttggccgtTGGCGCCACCATAGCCGTGCTCGTACTGCAGCTGAtgttgcagtggcggcccaGGTTGCCCGTAcggctgttgttgctggtACGGCGGAGGGCCTGGTCCGTcgtactgcggcggcggttggccgtagggcccgcccggcggcggcccgccgttCGGCATAGCATAGcctggcggaggctgctggtgctgtgggtgttgctgttgctggtgctgcggggggCCACCTGTAATCCAGACAGACAGATGGGGTGGCGTGGAGGGATTCAAGGGACAGCCTGGCAACGCGGTGCAAGCCGTGGGTAAGATATATAGGGGTTTGGGAGGCATACGGTCACAGGGGTTTGGGAGGCGTACGGCCACACGGATCCGCACGACCGCGTTGAGAACACCAGCAAGCTAGGCACGGAAAGCACACGATTCTTGGTACAAGCGGGACCGCGCTTTCTGCAAAGGACGCTGTGATTCTGTCCCCGCTCTCTACGGCAGGGCTCCGCTCGCATGGCCTTTAAGGTGGttggggcagggttggggcgGCGTTAGCCCAATGCTGGTGGCTATACACGACTTCGCATGTAACACGACAACGAGTTGCGGCCACGGGACTGCAGGAGGTTGGGAGACAGTGGAGGACCTGTGGGCATTGTGGGCATACAGCTACGGGGGGCTAGATCTAGGCCCTGCACAGCGGCATTCCGCCTCCAGTCGTGCGGTCAGCAGGGCGCCTAGCTACACCAaggggtgtgcgatgggaccgTGTTGAACTACACCAGGGGGCCATCAAGAGCGTGTCTTTACGTTTCAATCTGCTTCAGTCCGCTGCTGTGCAATAACACCTGCATTATCCTGCGCATGCGCCCGGATCTGCCACACAGATTCAGTGCATGTGTGAGCGGTGAATGCAGCAGCGCTCCAGTGCTagaggaggcgggcgcagggtgaagcaggatgggcgggcagggcctgctggctcgcggctgcaggcaccgAAGCAGTGTTGGACGGGCGTACGAGCCAAAACAACTGCAGGCCCTGCCCTCTGCATCGCCACGAGCACCAGTGCAGACAGTGAGCAACAATGCAAGGCCCCCGTCGAGCTCAGGTGATTGACCCCGACACAACAGTCAGTACCAGAAATTGCTTGGCAGTCCCTCCTCTTCCCTTTTTCCCTATCTCCACCCAACATAGTAATATAAGCTGGTGTAATTCGGcatgccggctgctgcactgcgCTTTCAGCTAGCGTTGGCTGGGTTGTGCTGATAGCAAAAGCAGTCCGGGCATCTAGGGCAGCCACGTGAGACCCGTCGGCTAAAGAGCATGTACAGAGACCCGGGCAAAGCATCACGCGCCACACACGTCCCATGTCCCCAGCACCCGGTTTCCCACAGCACCCGAATCCCCGTTTGCGTGCCCTGCGCTCACCGGCGCCAACCCCACCACGCCAAGCAGCAATAGAGACACCCATGCAGCGCACCTCGATGAAAGCCCGGCCCGTGCCCGGGGGGATAAGCGCCATCGCTCGGTCCAGGCCCAGatccgccggggccgccagggcggggttgtgcggcgtgggcgtcagggccccatggctgctgctgctgctcctgcggcgggTACTGTTgcgcatgcagcggcggcagcccgggaGGGCCGTCCCTGCCTGCAGGGGCCTGGCCTGGGTGGTGCGCGTAGGGGCCAGGGTCGGGTCCTGCCCatccaggaggaggaggcccctgCGGGTGGCCCTGCGGCGGACCCCGGTAAGGGCCGTCAGGGGGGTAGCCGGGGTCAGGCGTGCCGCCCCTGTgacctgcgtgctgctgcggcggccatggaggcCGACCTGAAGTTGAAGCGGGCTCCTGCCTATCGCGGTCATTCCACGGCCCATGCGGTCCTGGCGGGGGCTCCCTGTCCCGCCCGCTGAAGCCTCGCCGTTGTTGCATGTGTCAGCGTCTCGCAAGGGCTCGCGGTGTAGTGTGCACTAGCAGGTAACGCGGGGTGTTCAGGCCGATGCCAGCCTTCCCACACGGCATGCCTCCAACGATCGCTGCGGGCCGGCCATGCGCTAGCTTAAGCTGCTATTTGATAGTCAAATGCCTCGAAGGTCAGCGGCACATGttgccagcgccacgccggcaaCGCGACAAAGTTCTTGAGACTGGGTTGACTCGTTCAGAACACACGACCAAAACGGCCACTAAGTTTAGCTGTTGGATCATCAAGTCAAGAGCTTGCTGCAAAGCATTTGAGCTCGGAGCGGGCCTCTCGGAAGTGCGTAACAGTCCAAGGCGGGAAAGCTTGGAAGCATATGGATGAAATTTATTTAGTATGCGGCACGTCAGTTGTGGGAATTGGGCTGGGAGACGGTGCCGACGGTGGCCCGCAGGGCAAAACACGCCCATGCCCCAATCGCGGGGTCGAGACCGCGGTCAAGACCGCGCTCGCAAGCCTGGCTCTTCCTCTTTCACCTACCGTCCATAGGACTCTTCTCACACCACAGGCAAGTTCTGCCAGCAGAAGCAGCGCACATGCAGCAAccgcgccgagccgccgcctgaaCTGAGTGCATCTTTGCCGGGGTTGCGCGTTCGCGCAGGTGTGCAGCGGGAGTCGAGTCGACCTCGAGTCGACGCGTAAAAGAGAGGTCCCAAACCCCCACTTGGTGGCTGTCTCTTCCTCAGGCCAGCAAAGATGCTTATCCCCAAGAAGAACCGCAGGGAGGTGTACAAGTACCTCTTCAAGGGTGAGCATCAGTTGGTATGCGACCTCGGTGTTCGCGTTCTTTGAGGCCCGGGGACATGGACGCCGGGCCTAGCGACGCTTGTCGGCGCACAGCCTGCGGCGCGCGCTTTCTTCGGCCGCAAATTTATTTCCCCAATGTATGCTTACACACCTGTATTTGCTCGTTGTGCGCGCAGAGGGTGTCCTTCAGGCGGAGAAGGACTTCAACCTCAAGGAGCACCCGGAGATCCCCGGCGTGCCCAACCTGCAGGTCATTAAGCTCATGCAGAGCTTCAAGTCCCAGGAGCTGGTGACTGAGCGCTTCTCCTGGCGCCACTACTACTGGTGAGcgcgcggcacacacacacggggccgggggggggggcgccgaGCGCGCGGGGCAATGTACTAACCACGCAGGGCGACGCCGCACACACATTCTCTCGTCGTGTCCCGCCCAGCATCTACCGTCGCatccccactccccctcccgTCCGCACAAGCACCGACACACACGTATGGTGTTACATATCTGCACATGTAGGTTCCTGACCAACAAGGGCATTGACTACCTGCGCGAGTACCTGAACCTGCCCAGCGAGATCGTGCCCGCCACCCTGAAGAAGTCCAACCGCCCCCTGGAGCGTGGCCCgcccatgcgcggcggcgaccgcggcgaccgcccgccccgccgtgaggtgaggaggagagcgagacagaggagaggagggtggtggagggaggcggaagcggaggggAGGACGGCTGGGAGACAGCAGCGCGTGGATTGGACTGTGGCggacgcctgcggcagcagcaggcgacagcggcggcggcagcgcatgcacagctggaggcggcagcagcagcactggaggcggcagccgcaagcaGAAGGGCGTGCCTTCACGCTTCTGCAAAGCAGTGGAGCGCAGCTTTGGGTTACGGCGGTGGGAGCATGCTAAGGCATGCagggtgcaggcagcggcgtcagcagcgcaaGGCGTCTCGAGGCAACACAGGACAGAGGAGAGCATCGCCGCGGCGTTGCAGGAGGCTGTCAGACGCAGCGGGGGCTAGGGACTGGGCCGAGCAAGTTTATAAAAGAACGGGCCCTTCAATGCGTGCGGTGTTGTAACTCGAGCGCTTGCGCCATTTCTGCTGCGTGCAGGGTGGCTTCGGTGGCCCCCGCGAGGGTGGCCGCGAGGGCTACCGCGGTGCTCcccgcgagggcggcggcttcggccgcGGTGCCGACAAGGTGAGGCTTTGGGTCAAGGGGTCCGGCGCGCGCTCGTGTTCGGCATTCTTTTTGTTCCATTGTTGGCCCTGCTGATTCTTAGAATGGAGGGACAGGGCAACGAATGGTGTCGGGGGACAGGGAGGACTCGTCCAGTCGGGGGCACCACAAACTCACGCGCCGTGCTGCGTGTCCTGCGCTGCTTGCGCTCCCCTGCacaggccggcgcccccggTGCCTACCAGCCCCAGttcggcggctcgggcggcttcggccgcggcggcgccgccccccagtAAACATCTGCTGCttactggcggcggtgtgcggcgggagggctgAGGCCAGGACCACAGGCGTAGTGGCCGCTGTCTTCCAGGACGTTGCCCAGATTCGCCACCGCGCGTGACGATTGCGCTTCCCGTGCCCCCGCTCGCGTAGAGCGTGCGGGCCTGAAAGTTGTAACGCCGGTTGGGTGATTGTGGCTCATGGCAAGTATCTCTTTGCCCCGCTTTCCTCCGTATGCTGCGCCGTGTGGTGCAGTCTGGCAAGTACTCCCTGCTGGCCAGCCTTTTGCAACCGACAGCCCGGCAGCCCACAGCATTGACGACGCTTTACGGAAATCATGGAAACGAATGCGCACGAAGCCCGAAGAGGCAGTCGGAACCTACATGGTGaagtgcccccccccctcaaacatctttccaaacatccttgcaacccccccccccccagtcccACCGACGAGATGCTATCACAGAATCCCATTACAGAAAGGGACTGTCCTTGCACGTCTTGACTCGTTTGCACGCAGCAACAGAGTCAccccgccagcctccgccaccccctcgACGCCTggacgccaccaccgccacccgcacccacgcgaccctcccccgcgccagcccccacTCCCGCATCGCCATCAACCTCCTGAGCTGCatggccttgctgccgccgccgccgcctcaggaaCCGGCCGCtacgccgctgcggctcacCTGCgtccccacgcccctgcccctgcccgtgctCCTGGCCGTGACCGTGGCCGTGCCGCTCGCCGCGGGTCCCgtgcttgcccgccgccgcggcccgcgcccgcgcccgcgcctgcgccgccgcccagcccggcgcccagGGCGCCTGCACGCGCGTGTGCTTGGGCCAGCTGGACAGCTCGCCAAAGGGCGGGTGCACCTGTTACATGCGTGTGAGGGTGGGTCGACGCCGCTTCACTGGCACACTACCCGACATGCGGAATCCAACCGTGTCagtggtgcggggctggggagtTGTGGTCAGCAACTCCTTTGAAAAGAGGGAGACGCCAGGACTCAAGGAGGTGGACCCAAAGCCACATTGACCGGCACGCTGAGCCAGACGGAGGAGAGGCAGGTGCGGGTTGTGGGAAGCGTACGGCGTGCCACACGCGTGGCCGAGTCCAGGTCCTAGCTCCATCTGTTGCCATGAACATGCCTGACCCACTCGCACCCATACGACTCATACACACAGcccccgggcgcccggagcgtgaggaatgcgcaccagccaacttccagccagccaccaacttgtcggtacagtaactccggcgttcgaccagccatgcacttctgctctgccgctgcaaactgtttgctgtctgcttggggtatgggcgtcagctgcaccctacgggacctcgccaacctgcctcaaccctgtcccatcacactcACACAGCCCCCTACCCTCGACCtgcagccacgcacctgctgcggtgtgCCAGTGATGTTGTCGACCGGCTTCAGGCCACAGCCGTAGCCGAAGGGGCAGTAGCTgtcgggcggctgcgcca
The genomic region above belongs to Chlamydomonas reinhardtii strain CC-503 cw92 mt+ chromosome 9, whole genome shotgun sequence and contains:
- a CDS encoding ribosomal protein S10, with amino-acid sequence MLIPKKNRREVYKYLFKEGVLQAEKDFNLKEHPEIPGVPNLQVIKLMQSFKSQELVTERFSWRHYYWFLTNKGIDYLREYLNLPSEIVPATLKKSNRPLERGPPMRGGDRGDRPPRREGGFGGPREGGREGYRGAPREGGGFGRGADKAGAPGAYQPQFGGSGGFGRGGAAPQ